One segment of Amycolatopsis alba DSM 44262 DNA contains the following:
- a CDS encoding ATP-binding protein: MSVSGPTGKVAMVAGRGSRHHLIVVADVEGFGDPRRTGPHQQAVRDGLYEVMAAAFAAAGLVWENCYREDRGDAVFVLVPPETDKAAFVETVFPALVTRLRVHNDSHPEMQRIRLRIALHAGEVGYDEHGVTSSSLTLAFRLCDAPPLRTALDTSPGVLAVIASDRLFDDVVRHTPAAAPETWRPVTVAVKEAATAGWIALPDHPYPPEPGSRASGIGRPGTGVIPRQLPAAVRDFTGRAEHLTALDALIPPDPGTPGERAQSVVITAVDGTGGIGKTSLALHWAHRVQDRFPDGTLHVNLRGYGSGEPATPGEALGGFLRALGVAARAIPADVEAQAASLRSLLAGKRVLMLLDNAHSAEQVRPLLPASPGCMVVVTSRDCLTGLVVTDAAHRLTLDLLTSSEALDLVAGIIGPRRADDEAEAVGELVKWCARLPLALRIAASRVAVHPHRAVADVVAELADDRTRLDALSESSDEPAAIRAVFAWSYRRLPAEQARLFRRLGLHPGPDLSLPAAAALAELPPAHARPLMTALAEAHLVEPISAGRYRLHDLLRAYAAEQAGRFDTAEERLRTLNALLTWYSHTARTADHRLHPAFMKIPAVVTEPAHPHPITGRGEAWAWLIAERINLQAALQHAADHQLNQHTIPLAHACRFLLSAGSPQEQIDALNLGINAARQSGTRTQEATLVLTRAEAVYRLGRLDHAKADLDRADTLLEHLDDDTLTVYSLNSRGLILLHQNRFEDAERYLLSALPLSRGIDTGRWEAVVEGNLSAARCGLGDHQCALVHGERSLRLRRKAGDLTGEAGALTQIARIWQGMRAPYRAIALCLDAIAIGRRTPLNRDDTLAEPLEVIGICQYRLGNTDEALTYWQEAANLYDNIGLPRKAADVRRRATQLKKEGRRRDAFGEA, from the coding sequence GTGTCCGTCAGCGGGCCGACGGGGAAGGTGGCGATGGTGGCGGGCCGGGGTTCGCGGCATCACCTGATAGTGGTGGCCGACGTGGAGGGGTTCGGGGATCCGAGGCGGACGGGGCCGCATCAGCAGGCGGTGCGCGACGGCTTGTACGAGGTGATGGCCGCCGCGTTCGCCGCGGCCGGGCTGGTGTGGGAAAACTGCTATCGAGAAGACCGCGGGGACGCGGTGTTCGTGCTGGTACCACCGGAAACAGACAAAGCGGCCTTCGTCGAAACCGTGTTCCCGGCATTGGTGACGCGGCTGCGGGTGCACAACGACTCTCATCCGGAGATGCAACGCATCCGGCTGCGGATCGCGCTGCACGCCGGCGAGGTCGGGTACGACGAGCACGGCGTCACCTCGTCGTCACTGACCCTGGCGTTCCGGCTCTGCGACGCGCCTCCTCTGCGGACCGCGCTCGACACCTCCCCCGGAGTGCTGGCGGTGATCGCGTCCGACCGGCTTTTCGACGACGTGGTCCGCCATACTCCCGCGGCCGCGCCCGAGACCTGGCGCCCGGTCACCGTCGCGGTGAAGGAGGCAGCCACGGCGGGGTGGATCGCTCTTCCCGACCACCCTTACCCGCCAGAGCCGGGCAGCCGGGCGAGTGGCATCGGAAGACCCGGTACGGGGGTGATTCCGCGGCAACTTCCCGCAGCGGTGCGTGACTTCACCGGCCGCGCCGAGCATCTGACCGCACTCGACGCCTTGATACCGCCGGATCCCGGCACCCCCGGCGAACGCGCGCAGTCGGTGGTGATCACCGCCGTCGACGGCACGGGAGGGATCGGCAAGACCTCTCTCGCTTTGCATTGGGCTCACCGGGTTCAAGACCGTTTCCCGGACGGCACGCTGCATGTCAACCTTCGCGGCTACGGGTCGGGCGAGCCCGCCACCCCCGGCGAGGCCCTCGGCGGGTTCCTCCGGGCACTGGGGGTCGCGGCCCGCGCGATCCCCGCCGACGTGGAAGCACAAGCGGCCTCGCTTCGCTCGCTGCTGGCAGGCAAGCGGGTACTGATGCTGCTGGACAACGCCCACAGCGCCGAACAGGTACGGCCCCTGCTGCCTGCCAGCCCTGGCTGCATGGTCGTCGTGACCAGCCGCGACTGTCTCACCGGCCTGGTCGTCACCGACGCCGCGCATCGGCTCACCCTCGACCTTCTCACCTCTTCCGAAGCACTCGACCTGGTCGCGGGCATCATCGGCCCGCGACGGGCCGATGACGAAGCCGAAGCGGTCGGCGAGCTGGTCAAATGGTGCGCCCGGTTACCACTGGCGCTGCGCATAGCGGCCAGTCGCGTCGCCGTCCATCCTCATCGGGCAGTGGCCGACGTCGTCGCCGAGCTGGCCGACGACCGGACCAGACTGGACGCCCTCAGCGAAAGCAGCGACGAGCCCGCCGCGATCCGCGCCGTGTTCGCCTGGTCCTACCGGCGTCTTCCAGCCGAGCAGGCGCGGCTGTTCCGGCGTCTCGGACTGCATCCAGGCCCCGATCTGTCCCTGCCCGCCGCTGCCGCGCTCGCCGAACTGCCACCCGCTCATGCCCGCCCTCTGATGACCGCGCTCGCGGAGGCACATCTGGTCGAACCGATCTCCGCTGGCCGATACCGGCTCCACGATCTGCTTCGCGCCTACGCCGCCGAACAAGCCGGCCGCTTCGACACCGCCGAAGAGCGCCTGCGAACCCTGAACGCCTTGCTGACCTGGTACAGCCACACCGCCCGCACGGCAGACCACCGGCTCCATCCGGCTTTCATGAAGATCCCGGCGGTGGTCACGGAACCGGCTCATCCGCATCCCATCACCGGCCGAGGTGAGGCTTGGGCCTGGCTGATCGCCGAACGCATCAATCTCCAGGCCGCGCTCCAGCACGCCGCGGACCATCAGCTCAACCAGCACACCATTCCGCTCGCCCACGCCTGCCGCTTTCTCCTCTCGGCGGGCAGTCCGCAGGAACAGATCGACGCTTTGAACCTGGGGATCAACGCCGCACGGCAGTCGGGAACCCGCACCCAGGAGGCGACCCTCGTACTCACCCGCGCGGAGGCGGTTTACCGGTTGGGCCGGTTGGATCACGCGAAGGCAGACCTCGACCGCGCGGACACCTTGCTCGAGCACCTCGACGACGACACGCTCACCGTGTACTCACTCAACTCTCGCGGCCTGATCCTCTTGCACCAGAACCGATTCGAAGACGCCGAGCGGTATCTCCTCTCCGCGCTGCCGCTGAGCCGGGGAATCGACACCGGCCGCTGGGAGGCGGTGGTGGAGGGCAATCTCAGTGCCGCTCGCTGCGGCCTCGGCGACCACCAGTGCGCGCTCGTGCACGGCGAACGCAGTCTGCGGTTGCGGCGAAAAGCCGGAGATCTCACCGGCGAGGCCGGGGCGCTGACCCAGATCGCGCGGATCTGGCAAGGAATGCGCGCCCCGTACCGGGCGATCGCGCTCTGCCTGGACGCGATCGCCATCGGCCGCCGCACGCCCCTCAATCGTGACGACACACTCGCCGAACCGCTCGAAGTCATCGGGATCTGCCAGTACCGGCTCGGCAACACCGACGAGGCACTGACCTACTGGCAGGAAGCCGCCAACCTGTACGACAACATCGGCCTCCCCCGCAAAGCCGCCGACGTACGACGGCGCGCGACCCAGCTGAAGAAGGAAGGCCGACGGCGAGACGCTTTCGGGGAGGCCTGA
- a CDS encoding HPF/RaiA family ribosome-associated protein, with translation MQIQVNTDHNIPGGERLVSYVTGDLETRLSRFGGWVTRVEVHLSEDGSGKPEDKKCVIEARPGGKQPLAVTHHATIVDDAYAGAAHKLGTVLSSRYDRAHDHKGSDSIRHMPAPEEPEPV, from the coding sequence GTGCAGATCCAAGTCAACACCGACCACAACATCCCCGGTGGCGAACGACTGGTCAGCTACGTGACCGGCGATCTGGAGACCAGGCTGTCCCGGTTCGGCGGATGGGTGACCAGGGTGGAAGTGCATCTCAGCGAGGACGGAAGCGGCAAGCCGGAAGACAAGAAGTGCGTGATCGAGGCGCGGCCGGGCGGTAAACAACCCCTCGCGGTCACCCATCACGCGACCATCGTGGACGACGCGTACGCGGGCGCGGCACACAAATTGGGGACGGTACTGAGTTCCCGGTACGACCGCGCGCACGATCACAAGGGCAGCGACAGCATCCGTCACATGCCCGCCCCGGAGGAACCGGAGCCGGTCTGA